One Gloeothece verrucosa PCC 7822 DNA window includes the following coding sequences:
- a CDS encoding Uma2 family endonuclease, translating to MVENQILSKPNYHQEQGKISQEISWEKFILHPPERREWVDGQLIEKTGMTLKHGYTQVTLSSQWRSYLKSSGQGGLVCNETLCRTTKQGRRPDVAYITPELLEQYGNNLTIFPQSFPLIAEIASPDDSGEELLAKAREYLDSGCQEVWLLFPEAEIILVNGGQTWLLFNTDEVVSTQRVLTGFSITVKELFSY from the coding sequence ATGGTAGAAAATCAGATTTTATCGAAGCCAAACTATCATCAAGAACAAGGGAAAATCTCTCAAGAAATTTCTTGGGAAAAATTTATTCTCCATCCTCCTGAAAGAAGGGAATGGGTTGATGGTCAATTAATTGAAAAAACTGGTATGACACTTAAACATGGTTATACACAAGTTACACTCTCTTCTCAGTGGAGAAGTTATCTTAAATCTAGTGGACAAGGTGGTTTAGTTTGTAATGAAACACTTTGTCGAACAACTAAACAAGGCCGTCGTCCTGATGTTGCTTATATTACTCCAGAATTGCTAGAACAATATGGAAATAATCTTACTATTTTTCCTCAAAGTTTTCCTTTAATTGCGGAAATTGCCTCACCGGATGATAGTGGAGAGGAATTATTGGCTAAAGCTAGGGAATATTTAGACTCAGGATGTCAGGAAGTCTGGTTACTATTTCCTGAAGCAGAAATTATATTAGTTAATGGTGGTCAAACTTGGCTATTATTTAATACTGATGAAGTTGTCAGCACTCAAAGGGTTTTGACTGGATTTAGTATTACTGTCAAG